One segment of Danaus plexippus chromosome 10, MEX_DaPlex, whole genome shotgun sequence DNA contains the following:
- the LOC116766670 gene encoding uncharacterized protein LOC116766670 isoform X1, protein MARWVPLAALLLLVTVDAARKPAPPRSEPQIEEVTSKQLERVLEDKDYVAVFWYARSCVTCDKVLEELEKIDDDTDTFGVDFVKINDKRLAKQYGITKFPALTYFREKEPIIYEGDLMDEESVLDFLTSLEAMDLPDRIEEVNQKILDKIVEDTEYVAVLFCPDHKNCGPINNKPECKKCAKALQELENIDDEADQLGIGFVKIHDEELAEEYSLGDLPRLVYYRHQIPIIYEGELSKEEDVLEWLIANKSTGDEEDVIEDVTAKTLNTLIGNVDNLVVLFYDHGDEDSMTVLGELEKIDDDCDRHGIQFVKIDDPKAAVEFGIDDLPSLVYFEKQIPNVYDGELENEEEILEWLVDQLEKDEIEDVTDEMLDRLIKDGKTVAVLFYDNNDRKSQKVLNELENIDDECDQLGIAFVKIDNDEEAKEYGIEKVPTLLYFEKGIPTYYEGNLEEEEKVLAWLKHQTESDEIEDITDEMLDLIIEKMPYVAVLFYDKDHKKSQKILAELENIDDECDQNDIAFVKIDDDKEAKEYGIETIPTMVFFEKGIPHVYEGDLMKEEELLGWLIHQKRHSEIPEVTDEMMDKLIDTAQYLAVIFYDKEDKQDIRILNELENIDDELEKEGIVIVRIDNEAEAKEYGIDHLPTLVYFEENIPAIYEGDLMNEDEVLEWLIEQKNSATIEEVTDEILTDLIEEHEYVVVYFSGNCEEGDECDNILEELENIDDELDETGIIFVTTEDITLAKKYGIKTFPTLVFFRNKEPLIFKGDIEDEDEVLAWLTDENTLEIPGKIEEVNAKMLEKILEENEHIVVFFYKENDKKSQKILSELENIDDECEEQDIDFVKTSDEGIDKEYDLPDLPALAFYRHKFRTIYDGDLMHEEAILKWVLELHTSHPDVIENVDRKTLKDLIDDVEHLAVFFYNDNCDTCEEILEELETIDDDTDKHGIQFVKSKDSKLASDIGIFSFPALVYYETGVPIMYDGDLKNENKVLQWLIDQKSEDSHQQNKPNPKSKANADERKSKFIGRNADLAKEASAKKLGSSRLNRELEISKKSHEGKLTHTEDDDDDDFDKDDDDGHYSILGSIKKKLSLFNNPVKEKVTVRFPKTVNKFNRPKIINNVVDDDDEDDDDDDNDNDDDDDDDDDDDDDDDDDDDDDDDDDDDDDDDDDDDDDDDDDDDDDNSNDDDDEDEDTEYDDKSKKLKKYSNNIRHRVGKALKNDKNSDSKDDDDDDDDDDDDDDDDDDDDDDDDDDGDKGGGIFNRIKKIITGNLLDETEVLDWMVKQKEDESIEEIDRNRLSKYIEAKEFLAVVFYKEEDPLSPRILRHVELIDDEAAEYGIKIVKCSDRLMAKKYGFRNPPGITYFRKTKYINYDGDMDDEEEILDWLTNPENMELTDHIEKVNKKMFQKIRQTSDYVAVFFYSNDCKQCPKVLLEIEHIDDDADAAGINFVKINDWQMAKEFGVFALPAVLFFKLGSKDPVIYAGDLYDGQQLLSWLLTQKNPAGDIIEALEGQELLDLISDSGSLAVYFWNRTLCELCSVKSSQPKKPKKSFRENEDEELQEIDFDSLDCEQCSGILEELENIDDDCDRHGIKFVKTQDYSISESYGVTDFPVLVYFENNVPNVYEGSLAEEEEVLQWLITQKTEDRIELITRVMLENMVEETQYLAVYFYKLNCHICEHILEELEKIDDECDVYGIHMVKIQDPQLAKRYSIKTFPAMVYFRNGNPLLFEGDLQNEESILEWLVDDDNRELADEIESVNDRMLERLLYESHLLAVFFYDEEDCPECQDILEALEQIDGEVDQYGIDFVKIASPEAAAAHNIINIPSLVYFRKRVPMLYDGDLHQVDRVLQWLTSQDVFEIKNEIEEVNRKMLDKLLEENEFLAVYFYENSVESRIVLDKLENIDSETDNLDITFVKMHDPRYARKWGVTKLPAIVYFRKRFPSIYRGEIMAEEEVLEWLRKNRFRQPELNIFMYALIALSIAFVMYTAFLLQCFKPSPQTQTQHPKQA, encoded by the exons ATGCGAGAAGCTGTGTCACATGTGACAAAGTTCTAGAAGAATTAGAGAAGATAGATGACGATACGGACACATTTGGCGTCgactttgttaaaataaacgaCAAGAGGCTCGCGAAACAGTATGGCATTACGAAATTCCCCGCCCTCACGTATTTCCGTGAGAAGGAACCGATTATATACGAag GAGATCTCATGGACGAGGAGAGCGTCTTGGATTTCCTGACGAGTTTAGAGGCAATGGACCTTCCAGACCGGATAGAAGAGGTTAATCAGAAAATTTTAGACAAAATTGTTGAAGACACAGAATACGTAGCCGTTCTCTTCT GTCCTGATCACAAAAATTGCGGTCCGATCAACA ATAAGCCCGAATGCAAGAAATGTGCTAAAGCTCTTCAAGAGCTGGAGAACATTGACGATGAGGCCGATCAACTAGGTATTGGTTTCGTTAAGATCCATGATGAAGAATTAGCCGAAGAGTACAGTCTTGGAGACTTGCCAAGATTAGTCTACTACAGGCATCAAATACCTATTATATATGAAG GTGAATTGAGTAAGGAGGAAGATGTTTTGGAATGGCTCATTGCTAACAAGTCGACTGGGGACGAAGAGGACGTTATCGAGGATGTGACCGCTAAAACATTGAATACGCTTATAGGAAACGTTGACAACTTGGTTGTTCtatttt aCGATCATGGCGACGAAGATTCAATGACCGTGCTGGGAGAACTGGAAAAAATAGATGATGATTGTGACAGACATGGAATCCAATTCGTTAAAATCGATGATCCAAAAGCCGCGGTTGAATTCGGGATTGACGATCTTCCCTCTTTAGTGTACTTTGAAAAACAGATCCCCAATGTATATGatg GTGAACTAGAAAATGAAGAAGAAATTTTGGAGTGGTTAGTAGATCAGCTAGAAAAGGATGAAATTGAAGATGTTACGGATGAAATGCTCGATCGCCTTATTAAAGATGGAAAGACGGTAGCTGTACTGTTCT ATGATAACAATGACCGAAAATCTCAAAAAGTCTTAAATGAGTTGGAGAATATTGATGACGAATGTGATCAACTAGGCATTGCTTTTGTCAAGATTGATAATGATGAAGAAGCTAAAGAATATGGCATTGAAAAAGTACCAACATTACTATATTTTGAAAAGGGAATACCAACATATTATGAAGGCAATttagaagaagaagaaaaagttCTTGCCTGGCTAAAACATCAAACAGAAAGTGACGAAATTGAAGATATTACAGACGAAATGCTTGATCTCATCATCGAGAAAATGCCTTACGTCGCAGTTCTATTct ATGACAAGGACCATAAAAAGAGTCAAAAAATCTTGGCTGAGTTAGAAAATATTGATGACGAATGCGATCAGAATGATATTGCCTTCGTTAAAATCGATGACGATAAAGAAGCTAAAGAGTACGGTATTGAGACAATACCGACAATGGTGTTCTTTGAAAAAGGAATTCCTCACGTCTATGAAGGGGACCTCATGAAAGAAGAAGAGCTCTTAGGATGGTTAATCCATCAGAAGAGGCACAGTGAAATACCCGAGGTTACGGATGAAATGATGGACAAACTTATAGATACAGCACAATACTTAGCTGTGATctttt ATGATAAAGAAGACAAACAGGACATCAGAATTCTCAATGAATTAGAAAACATTGATGATGAATTAGAAAAGGAAGGAATCGTCATTGTACGTATAGATAATGAAGCCGAAGCAAAGGAGTACGGAATTGACCATCTTCCCACTTTGGTATACTTTGAGGAAAATATTCCAGCTATTTACGAAGGAGATCTTATGAACGAAGATGAAGTTCTGGAATGGCTCATTGAACAAAAAAACAGCGCTACTATTGAAGAAGTTACCGACGAAATATTGACTGATCTTATCGAAGAACATGAATACGTAGTGGTTTACTTta gtGGTAACTGTGAAGAAGGAGATGAATGTGATAATATATTGGAAGAATTGGAGAACATCGACGATGAGCTTGATGAAACCGGTATAATATTCGTCACGACAGAGGACATCACTCTAGCCAAGAAATATGGAATCAAAACCTTCCCCACACTTGTGTTCTTTAGAAATAAAGAGCCACTTATTTTCaaag GTGACATCGAAGACGAAGATGAAGTCCTCGCGTGGTTAACTGACGAAAATACCCTCGAAATTCCCGGAAAAATTGAAGAAGTCAATGCTAAAATGCTAGAGAAGATTTTAGAGGAGAATGAACATATTGTAGTCTTCTTTT ataAGGAAAATGATAAAAAGTCCCAGAAAATATTGAGCGAACTGGAAAATATTGACGACGAATGTGAAGAACAGGATATCGACTTCGTTAAAACTTCCGACGAGGGTATCGATAAGGAATATGACCTTCCTGACTTACCGGCATTAGCTTTCTACAGACACAAATTCAGAACTATCTACGACGGAGACCTAATGCATGAAGAAGCCATTCTTAAATGGGTATTGGAACTTCATACTTCTCATCCTGACGTAATTGAAAATGTGGACAGAAAAACTTTGAAGGATCTCATTGACGATGTTGAACATTTAGCGGTATTTTTCT ATAATGACAACTGTGACACGTGTGAGGAAATATTGGAAGAATTGGAAACGATTGACGATGACACCGACAAACATGGGATTCAATTCGTTAAATCTAAAGATTCAAAATTGGCATCTGACATTGGAATTTTCAGTTTTCCCGCTCTAGTTTACTACGAAACTGGAGTACCAATAATGTATGACG GTGACTTAAAGAACGAAAATAAGGTTCTCCAGTGGCTTATAGATCAAAAAA GTGAAGATAGCCACCAACAAAATAAACCTAATCCTAAATCCAAGGCCAATGCAGATGAACGAAAATCGAAATTCATAGGAAGAAACGCCGATCTAGCAAAAGAAGCCTCAGCGAAGAAATTAGGAAGTTCAAGGCTTAATCGAGAATTAGAAATTAGCAAAAAAAGCCACGAAGGCAAGTTGACACATACCGAAGATGACGATGACGACGATTTTGATAAAGATGACGATGATGGGCATTATAGTATCTTAggttctattaaaaaaaaactatctttatttaacaatccagtaaaagaaaaagtaacaGTCCGATTTCCtaaaacagtaaataaattcaacagacctaaaattataaataatgttgttgatgatgacgatgaagatgacgatgacgatgacaatgacaatgacgatgatgatgatgatgacgatgacgatgacgatgacgatgacgatgacgatgacgatgacgatgacgacgatgatgacgatgacgatgatgatgatgatgatgatgatgatgacgatgatgatgatgatgacaatAGTAATGATGATGACGATGAAGACGAGGACACCGAATACGAtgacaaaagtaaaaaattaaaaaaatattctaacaaTATACGTCACAGAGTAGGTAAGGCActgaaaaatgataaaaatagtgACAGTaaagatgatgatgatgatgatgatgatgatgatgatgatgatgatgacgatgacgacgatgatgatgatgatgatgatgatggtgaTAAGGGGGGAGGCATTTTCAATAggattaagaaaataataacag GAAACTTGTTGGATGAAACTGAAGTTTTAGATTGGATGGTCAAACAAAAAGAAGATGAAAGTATTGAAGAAATCGATAGAAATAGATTATCAAAGTATATAGAGGCAAAAGAATTTTTAGCAGTTGTCTTTT ATAAAGAAGAGGATCCTCTTAGTCCAAGAATTTTAAGACATGTAGAATTGATAGACGATGAAGCCGCAGAATATGGTATAAAGATCGTGAAATGTAGTGATCGTCTTATGGCAAAGAAATATGGTTTTCGAAACCCCCCGGGAATAACGTACTttagaaaaactaaatacatCAATTATGATGGGGACATGGACGATGAAGAAGAGATATTGGACTGGTTAACAAATCCCGAAAATATGGAGCTTACGGATCATAttgaaaaagttaataaaaaaatgttccaaAAGATTAGACAAACGTCGGATTATGTTGCCGTATTCTTTT ACAGTAATGACTGCAAACAATGTCCAAAAGTACTGTTAGAAATTGAGCACATTGATGATGATGCTGATGCTGCGGGCataaattttgtcaaaataaacGACTGGCAGATGGCGAAGGAGTTTGGAGTATTTGCATTGCCAGCCGTCTTGTTTTTCAAATTGGGTTCTAAAGATCCAGTCATATACGCTG GTGATCTCTATGATGGCCAGCAATTACTGAGTTGGCTGCTGACTCAGAAAAATCCAGCAGGAGACATAATAGAAGCATTAGAAGGACAAGAGTTACTGGATCTCATCAGTGACTCTGGATCCTTAGCCGTGTACTTCT gGAATAGAACGTTATGTGAACTATGCAGTGTTAAATCCTCGCAACCAAAAAAGCCAAAAAAGAGTTTTAGAGAAAACGAGGACGAAGAATTACAGGAAATAGACTTTG ATTCCCTCGATTGTGAGCAATGCTCTGGAATATTGGAAGAATTAGAGAATATTGACGATGACTGTGATAGACATGGAATTAAATTTGTCAAAACACAAGATTACTCGATATCTGAATCATATGGAGTGACCGATTTTCCTGTCCTTGTATACTTCGAGAATAATGTACCAAATGTTTATGAGGGTTCTTTAGCTGAAGAAGAAGAAGTGCTGCAATGGCTTATCACACAGAAGACAGAAGATCGTATTGAGTTAATTACTAGAGTAATGCTTGAGAATATGGTTGAGGAAACTCAGTACTTGGCAGTATACTTCT ACAAACTAAACTGCCATATTTGTGAACACATTCTAGAAGAATTAGAAAAGATTGACGATGAATGTGACGTATATGGCATACATATGGTTAAAATTCAGGACCCTCAACTTGCGAAGagatattcaattaaaacttttccaGCTATGGTGTATTTCAG aaaCGGAAATCCGCTCTTATTCGAAGGTGACCTACAAAATGAAGAATCTATTCTTGAATGGCTTGTGGATGATGATAATCGTGAACTTGCAGACGAAATTGAATCTGTCAATGACCGAATGCTTGAACGTTTGCTATACGAGTCCCATTTACTAGCTGTATTTTTct ATGATGAGGAAGATTGTCCAGAATGTCAAGACATTTTGGAGGCTTTGGAACAGATTGATGGAGAGGTTGACCAATACGGTATCGATTTTGTAAAAATCGCCAGCCCTGAGGCAGCGGCTGCCcacaacataataaatatacccTCCTTGGTATATTTCCGAAAAAGAGTGCCAATGTTGTATGATGGTGACCTACATCAAGTGGATAGAGTGTTACAGTGGCTGACGTCTCAagatgtttttgaaataaagaatGAAATCGAAGAAGTAAACAGGAAAATGCTTGATAAGTTATTGGAAGAAAACGAATTCCTCGCTGTTTATTTCt ATGAAAACTCTGTGGAAAGCCGTATCGTTTTGGATAAGTTAGAAAACATTGATAGCGAGACAGACAATTTAGATATCACGTTTGTTAAAATGCATGATCCCCGGTATGCAAGAAAGTGGGGTGTCACTAAATTGCCCGCCATCGTGTACTTCAGAAAACGATTTCCAAGTATTTACCGAG GGGAAATTATGGCCGAAGAGGAAGTTCTTGAATGGCTGAGGAAGAATAGATTTAGGCAGCCGGAGCTTAACATATTCATGTACGCTTTGATAGCCTTATCAATAGCGTTTGTTATGTATACTGCATTTTTGCTGCAGTGTTTCAAACCTTCGCCTCAAACACAAACGCAGCATCCAAAACAAGCGTGA